A single Solidesulfovibrio sp. DNA region contains:
- a CDS encoding response regulator — protein MNGCGPDGGTSSLSVLVVDDNEVNRLYLFHALRKMGFAPVMAEDGQRAIELFSRQPFDVVLMDIQLPDMDGLHLTRIIRAGRAGTVNPPGVPIVALTAFTSRDDRARSLEAGMDDHLAKPVRAADITAAIWRVLGRDKPATGGEGPGRCADFDLAGLTRESGREFVTEMLHLFLELAEPKRQALRRAMERGDIAAAAPLAHDLAGMAGPIRARRLHRAMKAVQEACGAGSLEACRSGHAAADRELAEVLAAVRAHPYLAQRPA, from the coding sequence ATGAACGGATGCGGTCCGGACGGCGGCACGTCTTCCCTGTCCGTGCTGGTTGTGGACGACAACGAAGTCAATCGTCTGTATCTTTTTCACGCCTTGCGCAAAATGGGCTTCGCCCCGGTCATGGCCGAGGACGGGCAGCGGGCCATCGAACTCTTTTCCCGCCAGCCCTTCGATGTGGTCCTCATGGACATCCAACTGCCGGACATGGACGGCTTGCACCTGACCCGGATCATCCGGGCCGGCCGGGCCGGCACGGTCAACCCGCCGGGCGTGCCCATCGTGGCCCTGACCGCCTTCACTTCCCGCGACGACCGCGCCCGCAGCCTGGAGGCGGGCATGGACGACCACCTGGCCAAGCCCGTGCGCGCGGCCGACATCACGGCGGCCATATGGCGGGTGCTCGGCCGCGACAAACCCGCGACCGGGGGCGAGGGACCCGGGCGTTGCGCCGACTTCGACCTGGCCGGCCTGACCCGCGAAAGCGGCCGGGAATTCGTCACCGAAATGCTGCACCTGTTTTTGGAACTGGCCGAGCCCAAACGCCAGGCCCTGCGGCGGGCCATGGAGCGGGGCGACATCGCCGCCGCCGCGCCGCTGGCCCACGACTTGGCCGGCATGGCCGGGCCCATCCGGGCCAGGCGGCTGCACCGGGCCATGAAAGCCGTGCAGGAAGCCTGCGGCGCCGGCTCCCTGGAGGCCTGCCGGTCCGGCCATGCCGCGGCCGACCGCGAACTGGCCGAAGTGCTGGCCGCCGTGCGCGCCCACCCCTATCTGGCGCAAAGGCCGGCGTAA